A single window of Sphingobacterium sp. ML3W DNA harbors:
- the purE gene encoding 5-(carboxyamino)imidazole ribonucleotide mutase has protein sequence MSTVNQALVGIIMGSKSDLPVMQDAVDVLKTLGVPFEVTIVSAHRTPQRMFDYAQDAAERGLKVIIAGAGGAAHLPGMVASITHLPVIGVPVKSSNSIDGWDSVLSILQMPNGIPVATVALNAAKNAGILAAQILGTQDKEIEKNVIAFKAELAAKVIETAEEVEKMTF, from the coding sequence ATGTCAACAGTGAACCAAGCCTTAGTTGGAATTATTATGGGAAGTAAGTCAGACTTACCTGTAATGCAAGATGCAGTGGATGTATTGAAAACATTAGGAGTCCCTTTTGAGGTCACTATTGTTTCAGCACATCGTACTCCACAGCGCATGTTTGATTATGCACAAGATGCTGCGGAGAGAGGTTTGAAAGTGATCATTGCTGGAGCAGGTGGCGCAGCACATCTACCAGGCATGGTCGCGTCGATTACACATTTACCTGTTATCGGTGTTCCGGTCAAATCATCGAATTCAATAGATGGCTGGGACTCTGTTCTGTCTATCTTGCAGATGCCAAATGGTATACCAGTAGCTACCGTTGCATTGAATGCTGCTAAAAATGCAGGTATCCTTGCTGCACAGATTCTTGGGACCCAAGATAAGGAAATCGAGAAGAACGTTATTGCTTTTAAAGCTGAATTAGCGGCAAAAGTGATTGAGACAGCTGAAGAAGTAGAGAAAATGACTTTTTAG
- a CDS encoding sugar phosphate isomerase/epimerase family protein, with protein sequence MNNSRRQFIKKAGLGLSAAYFLPHFVSCENNTKVLDSPFANIGVQLYSIRDLMAANPTASLQEVSKIGYKHVETYGIDPVAKSFWGLDYKSLKKVLDDNGLKSHSGHYDMSKYFSRNHQDKEDLNIYFDAAKELGQEYVIAPVSPMFDISSLKKDDFLYIAEQLNKAGEQAKSHGLKVAFHNHFWEFRDLGNGTRGEEVLLAFTEPDLVDFELDLYWAEKAGINPVSLFEKFPDRFKLWHIKDMDKAFTKTIVGPEYDKLDFGGIAKEVRYTEVGSGHIDFIAIAQAKAKAGLKYAFVEQDDIYLPNKFESLKKSYDYVEQHLAKI encoded by the coding sequence ATGAATAATTCACGCCGTCAATTTATCAAAAAAGCTGGTCTTGGGCTTTCTGCAGCGTATTTTTTACCACATTTCGTGTCTTGCGAAAATAATACAAAAGTTCTTGATTCACCATTTGCAAATATTGGTGTCCAACTCTATTCCATTCGTGATCTCATGGCTGCAAATCCGACAGCATCATTACAAGAGGTTTCTAAAATTGGTTATAAGCACGTAGAAACATACGGAATCGACCCTGTCGCTAAATCTTTTTGGGGTCTCGATTATAAAAGTCTAAAAAAAGTATTGGATGATAATGGTTTAAAATCACACAGTGGTCACTATGATATGTCAAAATATTTCAGCCGTAACCACCAAGATAAGGAAGATTTAAACATTTATTTTGATGCTGCAAAAGAACTAGGTCAAGAATACGTTATCGCACCAGTGTCGCCTATGTTTGACATTTCATCGTTGAAAAAAGATGACTTTCTATATATAGCAGAACAATTAAATAAAGCTGGAGAGCAAGCTAAAAGCCATGGATTGAAAGTAGCCTTCCATAACCATTTTTGGGAATTTAGAGATTTAGGAAATGGTACTCGAGGTGAGGAAGTCCTATTAGCTTTTACAGAACCCGATTTAGTAGATTTTGAACTCGACTTATATTGGGCAGAAAAAGCTGGAATTAACCCGGTAAGCTTATTCGAAAAATTTCCAGACCGATTCAAGTTATGGCATATTAAGGATATGGATAAAGCGTTTACCAAAACTATTGTCGGACCTGAGTATGACAAGCTGGACTTTGGCGGAATCGCTAAGGAAGTAAGATATACGGAGGTAGGGAGTGGTCACATCGACTTTATCGCAATTGCACAAGCGAAAGCGAAAGCTGGTTTAAAATATGCATTTGTAGAACAGGATGATATTTACCTTCCAAACAAATTTGAGAGCTTAAAGAAAAGCTACGATTACGTTGAGCAACATTTAGCAAAAATATAA
- the frr gene encoding ribosome recycling factor, with amino-acid sequence MNELISLELDDCKENMSKAVSFLESELTKIRAGKASPSMLDGISVDYYGSPTALSQVSNINTTDARTIVIQPWEKQLISAIEKAITDANLGVNPQNDGIVIRMVIPALTEERRRDLVKKAKEETEKGRVVVRNIRKETNESIKKLKNDGASEDEIKVGEAEVQKLTDLFIAKVDKLAELKEKDIMTV; translated from the coding sequence ATGAATGAATTAATTTCACTTGAATTGGACGATTGTAAGGAGAATATGTCCAAAGCTGTTTCTTTTTTAGAATCAGAATTAACTAAAATACGTGCTGGGAAAGCTTCTCCTTCTATGTTAGATGGTATTTCAGTTGATTATTATGGATCTCCAACTGCATTGTCTCAAGTTAGTAATATTAATACAACTGACGCACGTACGATTGTTATCCAACCATGGGAAAAGCAACTAATATCTGCAATTGAAAAAGCAATTACAGATGCGAATTTAGGTGTCAACCCTCAAAACGATGGTATTGTCATCCGTATGGTTATCCCTGCTTTGACAGAAGAAAGAAGACGTGACTTAGTGAAGAAAGCTAAAGAAGAAACTGAAAAAGGTCGTGTTGTCGTTCGTAATATCCGCAAAGAGACAAATGAGTCAATTAAAAAATTGAAAAACGATGGAGCTTCTGAAGACGAAATTAAAGTTGGTGAAGCTGAAGTTCAAAAATTGACAGATTTATTTATTGCAAAAGTTGATAAATTAGCTGAATTAAAAGAAAAAGATATCATGACGGTATAA
- the pyrH gene encoding UMP kinase, translated as MKYKRILLKLSGESLMGDQSYGIDIKRVAQYAKDIKELHTQGLEIAIVIGGGNIYRGLSAEQSGMDRVQADYMGMLATVINSMALQDGLEKVGLKTRLLTAIKMEQICEPFIRRRAVRHLEKGRIVIFGAGTGNPYFTTDTAASLRAIEINADAVLKGTRVDGIYTADPEKDPTATRFDEISFTEVYEKGLNVMDMTAFTLCQENNLPIIVFDMNKPGNLLKLANGEPVGTVVR; from the coding sequence ATGAAATACAAACGTATCCTATTAAAACTTAGCGGCGAATCCTTAATGGGTGATCAAAGCTATGGCATTGATATCAAGAGAGTTGCCCAATATGCGAAAGATATCAAAGAGTTACATACTCAAGGTTTAGAAATTGCTATTGTTATTGGTGGAGGTAATATCTATAGAGGTTTAAGTGCAGAACAGTCAGGTATGGACCGTGTACAAGCGGATTATATGGGTATGTTGGCCACTGTTATCAACAGTATGGCATTACAAGATGGTCTTGAAAAAGTAGGTTTGAAAACTCGATTGTTGACAGCTATTAAGATGGAACAGATCTGTGAACCATTTATTCGAAGAAGAGCCGTGCGTCACTTAGAAAAAGGACGTATTGTTATCTTTGGTGCAGGAACTGGTAACCCTTACTTCACGACCGATACTGCGGCTTCACTCCGTGCTATCGAAATCAATGCAGACGCAGTATTAAAAGGTACTCGTGTGGATGGTATCTATACTGCTGATCCGGAAAAAGATCCTACAGCAACACGTTTTGACGAAATTTCATTTACTGAAGTTTATGAAAAAGGTTTAAATGTAATGGATATGACTGCATTTACGCTATGTCAAGAAAACAATTTACCGATTATCGTATTTGATATGAATAAACCAGGTAATTTGCTAAAATTAGCTAACGGAGAGCCAGTAGGTACTGTCGTACGCTAA
- the bshA gene encoding N-acetyl-alpha-D-glucosaminyl L-malate synthase BshA: MKIGIVCYPTFGGSGVVATELGKALATHGHQVHFITYRQPARLDFFSENLFYHEVAVSQYPLFDFLPYESALASKLVDVVRFEKLDVIHVHYAIPHASAAFMAKQILLTYGINIPVVTTLHGTDITLVGKDKSFSPVVTFSINQSDGVTTVSQSLKDQTLTFFDIKRDIEVIPNFIDLERFSIKDRSHFKRAIAPGNERILIHTSNFRKVKNTGDVIRIFQKVNEHIPSKLLMVGDGPERTNAEELCRDLGVCQDVRFLGKQDAVEEILSVSDLFLMPSSSESFGLAALEAMACKVPVVSTNTGGLPELNVNGETGFLSDIGDVADMAKNAIYILEDEERLEKFKDAALARAKTFQLSNIMPQYEEYYRNVIEKVKNS; encoded by the coding sequence ATGAAAATAGGGATTGTATGTTATCCAACATTTGGCGGTAGTGGCGTCGTAGCTACAGAACTTGGAAAGGCATTGGCAACGCACGGACACCAAGTGCACTTTATTACCTATCGTCAACCTGCTCGTTTGGACTTTTTTTCGGAAAATCTATTTTATCACGAAGTTGCCGTATCACAATACCCGCTTTTTGACTTTTTGCCTTATGAGTCTGCTCTAGCAAGTAAACTGGTCGATGTGGTTCGTTTTGAAAAACTGGATGTCATTCATGTTCATTATGCTATTCCTCATGCTTCTGCAGCCTTTATGGCTAAACAGATATTATTGACCTATGGTATTAATATTCCGGTCGTGACCACCTTACATGGTACAGATATTACTTTGGTAGGTAAAGATAAAAGTTTCAGCCCAGTTGTTACCTTCTCCATCAATCAATCTGACGGAGTAACGACCGTATCACAAAGCTTGAAAGACCAGACCCTTACTTTCTTTGATATTAAACGAGATATTGAAGTCATTCCAAATTTCATCGACTTGGAACGATTCAGCATAAAAGATCGCTCGCACTTCAAAAGAGCTATTGCACCCGGAAATGAGCGTATACTTATCCATACTTCAAACTTTAGAAAAGTAAAGAATACAGGCGATGTCATCCGTATCTTCCAGAAAGTGAACGAACATATACCAAGCAAGCTATTGATGGTTGGCGATGGTCCAGAACGTACAAATGCGGAAGAATTATGCCGTGACTTAGGTGTCTGTCAAGATGTACGATTCTTAGGTAAACAAGATGCAGTTGAAGAGATTTTATCCGTTTCGGATCTATTCTTGATGCCTTCAAGCTCCGAAAGTTTTGGACTTGCTGCCTTAGAGGCAATGGCTTGTAAAGTACCTGTTGTATCTACAAATACAGGAGGCCTACCTGAATTAAATGTGAACGGTGAAACTGGATTTTTAAGTGATATCGGTGATGTCGCTGATATGGCCAAAAACGCCATTTATATTTTGGAAGATGAAGAACGCTTAGAAAAGTTTAAAGATGCTGCATTAGCACGTGCAAAGACATTTCAATTGAGCAATATTATGCCTCAATATGAGGAATACTATAGAAATGTGATAGAAAAAGTTAAAAATTCTTAA
- a CDS encoding DUF1003 domain-containing protein translates to MKTFVSNISGKTFPVTSKVRGATLRTSIFDLVKEDFPEFSKDSLIASSELDGYKEKYISTILKNELGELNRLDELVLQSLSNNQVITASIDQEIKAETFGGKVADKVAAFGGSWTFILSFLGFLVCWIILNIYWLSDKGFDPYPFILLNLLLSCIAALQAPVIMMSQNRQEEKDRQRAQNDYMVNLKAELEIRTLHEKIDHLLIHKEQELIEMQQYQLEIIKDLIEKIDKLEKK, encoded by the coding sequence ATGAAGACTTTTGTTAGTAATATATCAGGAAAGACCTTCCCGGTAACAAGTAAGGTGAGGGGAGCAACATTGCGAACTTCGATTTTTGATCTCGTAAAGGAAGATTTTCCAGAGTTTTCTAAAGATTCGCTTATAGCTTCCAGCGAATTGGATGGCTACAAAGAAAAATATATTTCTACTATTTTAAAAAATGAGTTAGGTGAACTGAATCGTTTGGATGAATTAGTTTTACAAAGCCTAAGCAATAATCAGGTTATTACAGCTTCTATTGATCAAGAAATCAAAGCCGAAACATTTGGTGGAAAAGTTGCGGATAAAGTTGCAGCTTTTGGGGGGAGTTGGACTTTTATATTATCCTTTCTAGGATTTTTAGTATGCTGGATTATATTAAATATATACTGGTTGAGCGATAAAGGCTTTGATCCATATCCTTTTATTTTGCTCAATTTGTTATTATCATGTATAGCTGCCCTCCAGGCGCCAGTAATCATGATGAGCCAAAATAGACAAGAAGAAAAAGACCGTCAACGGGCACAAAATGATTATATGGTCAATCTTAAAGCCGAATTAGAAATACGGACTTTACACGAAAAAATAGATCATTTATTGATTCATAAAGAACAAGAATTGATAGAAATGCAACAATATCAATTGGAAATAATAAAAGATCTTATTGAAAAGATAGATAAACTGGAAAAGAAATGA
- the arfB gene encoding alternative ribosome rescue aminoacyl-tRNA hydrolase ArfB has product MSIVDKEELLKELTFKFTRSGGAGGQHVNKVSSKVLLQWPVLASGCLDEEEKLLIMETWSNRINKDAVFQLECDTDRSQLKNKEIAIARFLNIITTTLIPTKRRKKTKIPYGKVLNRLDRKAKQSEKKNNRRWSMD; this is encoded by the coding sequence ATGAGCATAGTAGATAAAGAAGAATTATTAAAAGAGTTAACATTTAAATTTACACGTTCAGGTGGGGCAGGAGGTCAGCATGTGAATAAGGTATCGTCTAAAGTGCTTTTACAATGGCCAGTATTAGCTAGTGGGTGTTTGGATGAAGAAGAAAAGCTGTTGATCATGGAGACATGGAGTAACCGTATTAATAAAGATGCAGTATTTCAATTAGAATGCGATACCGATCGTTCACAATTGAAAAATAAGGAAATAGCAATCGCACGATTTTTAAATATCATTACAACAACACTAATACCTACTAAAAGACGGAAGAAAACAAAAATTCCTTATGGGAAAGTACTTAATCGTTTGGATCGTAAGGCTAAACAATCGGAAAAGAAAAATAACCGTAGGTGGAGTATGGATTGA
- a CDS encoding BlaI/MecI/CopY family transcriptional regulator — protein MNEIKELTKAEEQIMQELWEMEGAFVKEVIDRLPEPKPAYNTVSTIVRILETKGFLVHESFGKSHRYIPKITKEEYKKLITGKLLHNYFDNSASSMMSYFLEENKLDLNDVNDLLELIAKQKKT, from the coding sequence ATGAACGAAATTAAAGAACTTACAAAAGCTGAAGAGCAAATTATGCAGGAGTTATGGGAAATGGAAGGTGCCTTTGTAAAAGAAGTGATTGACCGTTTACCAGAACCAAAACCAGCTTATAATACAGTCTCCACAATAGTGCGCATTTTGGAAACCAAGGGTTTCTTGGTGCACGAGTCTTTTGGAAAAAGCCACCGCTATATCCCTAAGATTACGAAAGAGGAGTATAAAAAACTAATTACAGGGAAACTATTACATAATTATTTTGATAATTCAGCTTCGAGTATGATGTCTTATTTTTTGGAAGAAAATAAATTGGATCTCAATGACGTGAATGACTTATTAGAATTGATTGCGAAACAAAAGAAAACTTAG